Sequence from the Ectothiorhodospira sp. BSL-9 genome:
GGTTCGCTGGCCGGGGCCGCGGCAGCACCCTGCCCTGCCGGAGTCTCTGCCGGCTTGGCGTCAGCCTTTACTTCAGGTTTGGTTTCAGGCTTGGGCTCCGACTTGGCCGCAGGCTTGGGCTCGGGTTTGTCTGCCGCCTTCGGTTCGGGCTTGGGCTCGGATTTGCTTTCGGGCTTGGCAGGTGACGGCGCCGCCTCGGAGGGGGCGGGGCGACCGGCGGGGCCGGACTTCGCGGCAGCCTTCTTGGCCTGGGCAGCCTTTTTCTCCTCGGCGGCCTTCTTTCTCTGCTCTTCAGCCTTGGCCTTGCGGATCCTGGCTTCTTCAGCCCGGTCGGCCACGGCCTTGATAGCCTCTTCCACCACCGTCTTGACCTTGGCAGCCGAGATGGGCTGATCGATACGGATCACCCCCAGAGGCAGTTCGATATGCGCGCAGACCTCCTCCAGGAAGTCGTCCGGGTCGTGCACCAGGCCCTTGCGCCGGGCACTGCGGCAACGAATCGCACAGACCACATCGAAGCTGTCCTTCTTGCACAGGACAAAATCGAAGGTTTCATCGTCGATGCGCTTTTGAGCCGTTTCCTTCAGGGGCTGATCGGGAGTGGGCTTGACGGCCACCACTTCGCTGGCTGTCAGGTTGGGGTAGATACGATGCTGGTCGCCGAAACTCTCTTCGAGAGCCTTGAGGATCTCGACCTCCTTGGGAGTGAGCAGCTTCTCTTCGCGCTGGTAGGCACCGGAATTGGGCGGGGGTAGATCCACCCGGGCACGATACTGGGTATAGAAAGCGATCGCCGCCGCAGCGAACAACAGTATGATCAGTACTTCCGCCATCACAACATCCCTCCATCGGATT
This genomic interval carries:
- a CDS encoding DUF2726 domain-containing protein; the encoded protein is MAEVLIILLFAAAAIAFYTQYRARVDLPPPNSGAYQREEKLLTPKEVEILKALEESFGDQHRIYPNLTASEVVAVKPTPDQPLKETAQKRIDDETFDFVLCKKDSFDVVCAIRCRSARRKGLVHDPDDFLEEVCAHIELPLGVIRIDQPISAAKVKTVVEEAIKAVADRAEEARIRKAKAEEQRKKAAEEKKAAQAKKAAAKSGPAGRPAPSEAAPSPAKPESKSEPKPEPKAADKPEPKPAAKSEPKPETKPEVKADAKPAETPAGQGAAAAPASEPAKTAAKTDEAAKPLSGTVSSPGSSS